Proteins encoded by one window of Vibrio rumoiensis:
- the matP gene encoding macrodomain Ter protein MatP: MKYQQLENLECGWKWQYLIRKWKDGESITRYQDSSESHAAIMGLQKLEHQPTQVLNWIDEHMNPELDNKLKQAIRAKRKRHFNAEHIHTKKKSIDLDYAVWEKLSDRAQELGCTLSEAIEYLVTEASRSEKASKKVHSIKADLSKLLDF, encoded by the coding sequence ATGAAATATCAACAGCTTGAAAACCTGGAATGTGGGTGGAAGTGGCAATATTTAATTCGGAAATGGAAAGATGGGGAATCAATCACTCGTTACCAAGACTCGAGTGAATCTCATGCCGCTATAATGGGGCTTCAAAAATTAGAACACCAACCAACACAAGTACTAAATTGGATTGATGAGCATATGAATCCAGAGCTCGATAACAAACTAAAGCAAGCCATTCGTGCCAAGCGAAAACGCCACTTTAATGCCGAGCACATCCATACCAAGAAAAAATCTATCGACTTAGATTATGCTGTTTGGGAAAAGCTGTCGGATAGGGCGCAAGAATTAGGTTGTACATTATCAGAAGCGATTGAGTATCTAGTAACTGAAGCGTCTCGAAGCGAGAAAGCAAGTAAAAAGGTACATAGTATAAAAGCCGATCTCAGTAAATTACTCGACTTTTAA
- a CDS encoding phage protein, whose product MKYHEMTKNFIFRELECGLSIEETAKLCFKTVRTITEWDRGKTIPPECKRLMRLYCGRELGTSNDWEGFKMNKQYLITPYQQSVTPQQILLGLGLVEIKSELELKTSSKILKIARAISVIKKGK is encoded by the coding sequence ATGAAGTATCACGAAATGACTAAAAACTTTATTTTTCGTGAATTAGAATGCGGATTATCCATTGAAGAAACGGCAAAACTTTGCTTTAAAACTGTGAGAACTATCACAGAATGGGATAGGGGGAAAACCATTCCTCCAGAGTGCAAAAGATTAATGCGCTTATATTGTGGTCGAGAATTGGGCACTTCAAATGATTGGGAAGGGTTCAAAATGAATAAGCAATACCTTATAACTCCCTATCAACAGTCAGTAACACCTCAACAAATACTTTTAGGCTTAGGTTTAGTAGAAATTAAATCCGAGCTAGAACTAAAGACCTCATCAAAAATCTTAAAGATCGCACGCGCTATTAGCGTTATAAAGAAAGGAAAGTAA
- a CDS encoding c-type cytochrome, with translation MKKIAILSLCLFATSSHFAIAGDPAAGKNKVAICASCHGADGVAIVKTYPNLKGQNAAYIEKSIKAFKSGERKDPVMSPMAATINDADIADIAAYFESLK, from the coding sequence ATGAAAAAGATTGCTATTTTATCTTTGTGTTTGTTTGCAACGTCTTCCCATTTTGCTATTGCTGGCGATCCAGCTGCAGGTAAAAATAAAGTCGCAATATGTGCTTCATGCCACGGTGCAGACGGTGTTGCGATAGTCAAAACCTACCCAAATCTTAAAGGGCAAAATGCCGCATATATTGAGAAATCTATCAAAGCATTTAAAAGTGGCGAACGGAAAGATCCAGTGATGTCACCAATGGCAGCGACTATTAATGATGCCGATATTGCTGATATAGCAGCATACTTTGAAAGTTTGAAGTAA
- a CDS encoding S16 family serine protease: MIKESWQSATPNFSQYEDILSQNDPDSRLSFLDLQPRLKSSILHFAQMESFPRFLLVNSPDNFIYRQTIHNAYLMLMNIGELDRAPVITSESIELEDLFGQYQVENGHVVHNSQGLLDKADGGYLIISSNLILANPRAWPKLKAAVLGNACSGISSDSRQVIESPPTKNYDIKLIVIGDRMQLGDLDLFDADMRTHLCLFAEVELDTKLNSDTLISYIQYINGVIDDYKLPKLLDLNAWSFLLAQGARETEDQERMPLCPIWHRTLLSEAALISNGQAISKSDMQKALAERTYRQEYLPQRALADILEGQVIIETQGERVGQVNGLTVIEVPGHPVIYGEPARISCVIHFGDGDIADVERKAELGGNLHAKGMMIMQAFLGSALNLDDPLPFAASIVFEQSYSEVDGDSASLAELCSLVSALSEYPINQQIAVTGAVDQFGRVQAVGGLNEKIEGFFHICQHRGLTGNQGIVLPKTNLKHLSLHHDVVEAIKNDQFHLWSVESVDQALPIIFGKAFRGDEEEETILKKISERIEHFDRHESAPCSLLNKIKSLLGIH; encoded by the coding sequence ATGATCAAAGAGTCTTGGCAATCTGCAACACCCAACTTTTCACAATATGAAGATATCCTTTCGCAAAACGACCCTGATAGTCGTCTCTCCTTTTTGGATCTTCAGCCTCGACTCAAATCTTCTATTCTGCATTTTGCGCAAATGGAAAGCTTCCCACGCTTTTTATTAGTGAATTCACCGGATAACTTCATATACCGCCAAACGATTCATAATGCTTACTTAATGCTAATGAATATTGGTGAGCTCGACCGCGCGCCTGTTATCACGAGTGAGAGCATTGAACTTGAAGACCTGTTTGGACAATATCAAGTAGAAAATGGTCATGTGGTTCACAATAGCCAAGGATTATTGGATAAAGCCGATGGTGGATATCTAATTATTTCTTCTAATCTAATCTTAGCGAACCCGCGAGCATGGCCTAAATTAAAAGCAGCGGTTTTAGGTAATGCCTGTTCTGGGATATCTTCAGATTCAAGACAGGTTATCGAATCTCCACCAACAAAGAACTACGATATAAAGCTCATTGTTATTGGCGATAGAATGCAGTTAGGTGATTTAGATTTATTTGATGCGGACATGAGAACCCACTTATGCTTATTTGCTGAAGTGGAATTAGACACCAAGCTTAATTCAGATACACTCATCTCCTATATCCAATATATCAACGGTGTTATTGATGACTACAAATTACCTAAACTTTTAGATTTAAATGCATGGTCATTTTTACTTGCTCAAGGCGCACGTGAAACCGAAGATCAAGAAAGGATGCCTCTGTGCCCTATTTGGCATCGAACACTGTTATCAGAAGCCGCATTAATCTCTAATGGACAAGCTATCTCTAAATCAGATATGCAAAAAGCTTTAGCGGAACGGACATATCGGCAAGAATATCTACCTCAAAGAGCTTTGGCCGATATATTAGAGGGGCAAGTAATCATTGAAACTCAAGGAGAGCGAGTTGGCCAAGTCAATGGTTTAACCGTCATTGAAGTGCCTGGTCATCCTGTAATTTATGGCGAACCCGCTCGTATTTCATGTGTGATTCACTTTGGTGATGGCGATATTGCCGATGTTGAACGCAAAGCGGAACTTGGTGGCAATTTACACGCAAAAGGCATGATGATCATGCAGGCCTTCTTGGGAAGTGCTTTAAACTTAGATGACCCATTACCATTCGCTGCTTCTATTGTTTTTGAACAGTCTTATTCTGAGGTTGATGGTGACAGTGCTTCTCTTGCCGAGCTGTGTTCTCTGGTAAGTGCATTATCTGAGTACCCTATCAATCAACAAATTGCAGTCACTGGTGCTGTAGACCAATTTGGGCGTGTACAAGCAGTCGGTGGTTTAAATGAAAAAATTGAAGGCTTCTTCCATATATGCCAGCACCGTGGACTGACAGGAAACCAAGGAATTGTTTTACCGAAAACAAACTTAAAGCACTTATCATTACATCACGATGTCGTTGAAGCAATTAAAAATGATCAATTTCACCTCTGGTCAGTTGAGTCGGTTGATCAAGCGTTACCTATTATATTTGGTAAAGCTTTCCGTGGTGATGAAGAAGAAGAAACGATATTGAAAAAAATCTCAGAGAGAATAGAACACTTCGATAGGCATGAATCTGCGCCTTGCAGCTTATTAAATAAGATCAAAAGTTTACTCGGTATCCACTGA
- a CDS encoding cell division protein ZapC, with protein MLKPSDTWKWYYNETNKSLMLDLGRDMVFSVNLPQKLLVNSAFQDNEFSVDDASSYHKFKQQVDALPLSEPRKAELALNSVAARRFHKPVQPKSWFFSSQGGDFTPEEGEIVHLRNCFSEGHFMVVEVGESASICVSVSLRDFSLTESKALKFGEPIKVMHDRFAKANLHTHFETYAMVG; from the coding sequence ATGCTTAAACCAAGTGATACATGGAAATGGTATTACAATGAGACCAACAAGTCCCTTATGCTGGATCTTGGGCGGGACATGGTTTTCAGCGTAAATCTTCCTCAAAAGCTTTTAGTAAACAGCGCATTTCAGGACAATGAGTTCTCTGTTGATGATGCGTCGAGTTACCACAAATTTAAACAACAAGTAGATGCACTCCCTTTATCTGAGCCACGAAAGGCAGAATTAGCGTTGAATAGCGTAGCAGCTCGACGTTTTCATAAGCCGGTTCAACCTAAGAGTTGGTTCTTCTCTTCACAGGGTGGTGATTTCACGCCAGAAGAGGGGGAAATAGTCCATTTACGTAATTGTTTCTCTGAGGGCCACTTCATGGTGGTCGAAGTTGGAGAAAGTGCCAGTATTTGCGTCTCTGTTTCTTTGCGTGATTTCAGTCTTACAGAGTCCAAAGCACTTAAATTTGGCGAGCCGATTAAAGTCATGCATGACCGTTTTGCCAAAGCCAACTTACATACTCATTTTGAAACCTATGCAATGGTAGGGTAA
- a CDS encoding ABC transporter ATP-binding protein, with amino-acid sequence MALITIHNGQLAFGDHPLLDKADFALQQNERVCLVGRNGAGKSTMMKVLSGEIIMDDGKMQIEQDVVVSRLEQDPPRNAEGTVYDYVAEGLAEVGELLKDYQHQLDIMMEDPSEKNINRLSKIQEQLDHNDGWRLEDRIKNILTSLALDEHSLLTSLSGGWQRKAALARALVCDPDVLLLDEPTNHLDVTTIEWLEGFLKDFRGSIVFISHDRAFIQSMATRILDLDRGKLSSYPGNYEQYLIDKEEALRVEEMQNAEFDKKLAQEEVWIRQGIKARRTRNEGRVRALKKLREERSDRREVQGKANIQIDESNRSGKIIFEAENLCYQIDGKTIVDDFSFNIMRGDRIALIGPNGCGKSTLLKLLLGKLQPDSGRLHCGTKLEVAYFDQYREVLDPEKTVMDNLADGKQEVTVGGRTRHALGYLQDFLFEPKRARTPVKALSGGEKNRLLLARLFLKSNNLLILDEPTNDLDIETLELLEEILANYQGTLLLVSHDRQFVDNTVTTSWIFEGNGKIEEFVGGYHDAQEQRAQVLQSRGIIEASVSEKPAKADKGVVETPKTQPSANKPKKLSYKLQRELESLPQVLESLEVEIEQLQTQVNQPDFFTQSSDKTQAILDRLSAAEQELETAFERWEELDSMQG; translated from the coding sequence ATGGCATTAATTACCATTCATAATGGCCAGCTGGCTTTTGGCGATCACCCATTATTAGATAAAGCAGATTTTGCGCTTCAGCAGAATGAACGAGTGTGTCTTGTTGGCCGTAATGGCGCAGGTAAATCAACCATGATGAAAGTCCTTTCGGGCGAAATTATTATGGATGATGGAAAAATGCAGATCGAACAAGATGTGGTCGTGTCTCGTTTAGAGCAAGATCCACCAAGAAATGCAGAAGGCACCGTTTACGATTATGTAGCCGAAGGGCTTGCGGAAGTTGGTGAGTTATTAAAAGATTACCAGCATCAACTTGATATCATGATGGAAGATCCATCGGAAAAAAACATCAATCGTTTGTCTAAAATTCAAGAGCAGCTTGATCATAATGATGGCTGGCGTCTTGAAGACCGTATTAAAAATATTTTGACGTCTCTTGCTTTAGATGAGCATTCATTATTGACGAGCTTATCGGGTGGTTGGCAGCGTAAAGCGGCTTTAGCTCGCGCCTTGGTTTGTGATCCAGATGTATTGCTGCTTGATGAACCTACAAACCATTTAGATGTGACCACCATTGAATGGTTAGAAGGTTTTTTAAAAGACTTCCGTGGTTCGATTGTTTTTATCTCGCATGACCGTGCCTTTATTCAATCGATGGCGACACGTATTCTTGATTTGGATCGCGGTAAGCTAAGCTCTTATCCTGGCAATTATGAACAGTACCTAATCGATAAAGAAGAAGCGTTGCGTGTCGAAGAAATGCAAAACGCTGAGTTTGACAAAAAGCTCGCTCAAGAAGAGGTCTGGATTCGTCAAGGTATTAAGGCTCGACGTACTCGTAATGAAGGCCGCGTACGTGCACTTAAAAAGCTCCGTGAAGAACGTTCTGATCGTCGTGAAGTGCAAGGTAAAGCCAATATTCAAATCGATGAGTCAAATCGTTCAGGTAAAATTATTTTTGAAGCAGAAAATCTATGCTATCAAATAGATGGTAAAACCATCGTAGATGACTTTAGCTTCAATATTATGCGTGGTGATCGTATTGCGTTAATCGGACCAAATGGCTGTGGTAAAAGTACTTTACTCAAGTTACTACTTGGTAAATTACAACCGGATTCGGGGCGTTTACATTGTGGAACCAAATTAGAAGTTGCCTATTTCGATCAGTACCGTGAAGTTCTCGATCCTGAAAAAACAGTGATGGATAATTTAGCTGATGGTAAGCAAGAGGTTACGGTCGGTGGAAGAACACGCCATGCACTTGGTTATTTACAAGATTTCTTATTTGAGCCTAAAAGGGCGCGTACACCGGTTAAAGCATTATCTGGTGGTGAGAAAAACCGTTTACTTCTTGCTCGATTATTTTTGAAATCGAATAATTTATTGATTCTTGATGAACCAACCAATGATTTAGATATCGAAACATTGGAACTTTTAGAAGAAATTCTTGCCAACTATCAGGGCACATTGCTTTTAGTGAGCCATGACCGTCAATTTGTCGACAATACTGTGACAACCAGTTGGATATTTGAAGGCAACGGTAAGATTGAAGAGTTTGTCGGTGGTTATCATGATGCACAAGAGCAAAGGGCTCAAGTACTACAATCTCGCGGCATAATAGAAGCTTCGGTGAGTGAAAAACCAGCGAAAGCTGACAAAGGGGTTGTGGAAACGCCTAAAACTCAACCAAGCGCTAACAAACCGAAAAAGTTATCTTATAAACTGCAGCGAGAGTTAGAGTCTTTGCCTCAAGTGTTAGAGTCGCTTGAGGTTGAAATTGAACAATTACAAACACAGGTTAACCAGCCTGATTTTTTCACACAGAGTAGCGATAAAACTCAAGCGATCTTGGATCGATTGAGCGCTGCTGAACAAGAATTAGAAACTGCATTCGAGCGTTGGGAAGAGCTTGATTCAATGCAGGGCTAA
- the rlmKL gene encoding bifunctional 23S rRNA (guanine(2069)-N(7))-methyltransferase RlmK/23S rRNA (guanine(2445)-N(2))-methyltransferase RlmL yields MNQYLAITSNGLENLLADELTQLGVTDAKPVQAGVRFTASNAQLYRCCLWSRLASRFVLILSEFYCNDDMDLYLSASAVNWSSYFSVDKRLIVDFNGTNREIRNSQYGAMKVKDAIVDSFTKKDLGRPEISKDQPDLRIHVRLHRDRAILGIDMVGRGLHQRGYRIQAGAAPLRETLACAIVSRSGWDKAQPLLDPMCGSGTLLIEAALMAANVAPGIQRPVWAFESLYYFEVETWAEIKAEASVQGRKGIKALGENSFFGIDNDRRVLQTAKDNAKRAGLEGVIQFSLGDAAKLEKPQGFTEGVVICNPPYGERLGTEPGLIALYTEFGAQLKSQFAGSQASIFSSSEELLSCLRMRADKQYKLSNGALPCHQKNYSITARVNPNGETLRHSEKEEVQIAPDFANRLKKNLSKIGKWAKREQLDCYRAYDADLPNYNVAIDLYLDHVVIQEYAPPKTIPEEVAKRRLTDIIRATIQVLGVDANKVVLKTREKQKGKRQYQKLSQDSEYLKVNEYGVQLLVNLQDYLDTGLFLDHKLTRRRLGQMAAGKDFLNLFAYTGSATVHAAAGGAKTTTTVDMSNTYLQWAQRNMELNGFTGDAHQFEQADCLQWLQHEDRTFDLIFIDPPTFSNSKRMEQTFDIQRDHLMLMENLKRLMREDAIVVFSNNKRLFKMDLDGLEQLGLKAENISSKTLPMDFARNKHIHNCWVITHRN; encoded by the coding sequence ATGAATCAATATTTAGCGATAACATCTAATGGCCTTGAAAACTTGCTCGCTGATGAGCTGACACAATTAGGTGTTACCGATGCAAAGCCAGTACAAGCAGGGGTTCGTTTCACTGCTTCGAATGCACAACTATACCGTTGTTGTTTATGGAGCCGTTTGGCTTCTCGTTTCGTATTAATTCTTTCTGAGTTTTACTGCAACGATGATATGGACCTTTATTTATCGGCTTCAGCAGTCAACTGGTCTTCTTACTTCTCTGTCGATAAGCGCCTCATCGTTGACTTTAATGGTACTAATCGAGAGATTCGCAACAGTCAGTATGGTGCGATGAAAGTGAAAGATGCCATCGTTGATAGCTTTACCAAAAAAGATCTGGGGCGCCCTGAGATCAGCAAAGATCAACCAGATCTTCGAATCCATGTTCGCTTACATCGCGATAGAGCCATCTTAGGTATTGATATGGTGGGGAGAGGTTTGCATCAACGTGGTTACCGTATTCAAGCTGGTGCCGCGCCGCTAAGAGAAACACTCGCTTGTGCAATCGTAAGTCGTAGTGGTTGGGATAAAGCTCAGCCTTTACTCGATCCTATGTGTGGCTCAGGGACTTTGCTTATCGAAGCGGCTCTAATGGCTGCGAATGTCGCGCCAGGTATTCAACGTCCAGTATGGGCTTTTGAATCACTTTATTACTTTGAAGTAGAAACCTGGGCTGAAATTAAAGCCGAAGCAAGTGTTCAAGGACGTAAGGGCATTAAAGCGCTTGGTGAAAATAGCTTCTTTGGTATTGATAATGATCGCCGCGTGTTGCAGACGGCGAAAGACAACGCAAAACGCGCAGGATTAGAAGGGGTTATCCAATTCAGTTTGGGTGATGCTGCAAAACTTGAAAAACCACAAGGCTTTACTGAAGGTGTGGTCATTTGTAACCCTCCTTATGGTGAGCGCTTAGGGACTGAGCCCGGCCTTATTGCCTTGTATACGGAATTTGGTGCTCAGTTAAAAAGCCAATTTGCGGGTAGTCAAGCATCGATTTTCTCTTCAAGCGAAGAGTTGTTGAGCTGTTTACGCATGCGAGCTGATAAACAATATAAATTGAGCAATGGTGCGTTACCGTGTCACCAAAAAAACTACTCAATCACGGCTCGAGTTAATCCAAATGGTGAAACCCTGCGTCATTCAGAAAAAGAAGAAGTGCAAATTGCTCCTGATTTTGCGAATCGTTTGAAGAAAAACCTATCCAAAATCGGTAAGTGGGCTAAGCGTGAGCAACTTGATTGTTATCGGGCTTATGATGCTGATTTACCGAATTACAATGTAGCGATTGATTTGTATTTAGATCACGTTGTTATTCAAGAATATGCGCCACCGAAGACGATTCCTGAAGAGGTCGCTAAACGTCGTTTAACCGATATCATCCGTGCAACTATTCAAGTATTAGGGGTTGATGCGAATAAGGTGGTACTTAAAACGCGTGAAAAGCAAAAGGGTAAGCGTCAATACCAGAAGTTATCGCAAGATTCAGAATATTTAAAAGTGAATGAATATGGCGTGCAGTTATTAGTTAACTTACAAGATTACCTTGATACGGGTTTATTCTTAGATCATAAGTTAACGCGTCGCCGTTTAGGGCAAATGGCAGCAGGTAAAGACTTCCTTAACTTGTTTGCTTACACCGGTAGTGCAACCGTACATGCTGCCGCTGGTGGGGCAAAAACTACCACTACAGTTGATATGTCGAACACTTATTTACAGTGGGCCCAACGCAATATGGAGCTTAATGGCTTTACGGGCGACGCGCACCAATTTGAGCAAGCTGACTGTCTACAGTGGTTGCAACATGAAGATAGAACCTTTGATCTGATTTTCATTGATCCACCGACGTTTTCCAACTCAAAGCGTATGGAGCAAACGTTCGATATTCAACGAGATCATTTAATGTTAATGGAGAACTTAAAGCGCCTAATGCGCGAAGATGCAATCGTGGTGTTTTCGAATAACAAACGCTTATTTAAGATGGATCTTGATGGTTTAGAACAATTAGGCCTGAAAGCTGAAAATATTTCATCGAAAACATTACCTATGGATTTTGCGCGTAATAAGCATATCCATAACTGTTGGGTCATCACTCACCGCAATTAA
- the rmf gene encoding ribosome modulation factor encodes MKRQKRDRLERAQSQGYKAGLNGRSMDDCPYQQMDAKSNWLGGWRDARDDRQSGLIK; translated from the coding sequence ATGAAGAGACAGAAACGCGATCGCCTAGAAAGAGCGCAATCTCAAGGTTATAAAGCTGGTCTTAATGGGAGATCGATGGATGACTGTCCATATCAGCAAATGGATGCTAAATCGAATTGGTTAGGAGGTTGGCGTGATGCGAGAGACGACCGCCAATCTGGACTTATTAAGTAA
- a CDS encoding glutaredoxin family protein: MLTLYSTSGCHLCELAYQQLDALWLEDSQQSLASKVQVIDIAFDDVLFSRYGVTIPVLTLHSKDTQNDQNDLQHQNDLQHIVSELFWPFNLDELQAWLKHNGINYHS; encoded by the coding sequence ATGCTGACGTTGTACTCAACTTCGGGGTGTCATTTATGCGAATTAGCTTATCAACAGCTTGATGCTTTATGGCTGGAAGATTCTCAACAATCCTTAGCGAGTAAAGTACAAGTGATTGATATTGCGTTTGATGATGTCTTATTCTCTCGTTACGGTGTCACTATTCCTGTGCTTACCTTGCATTCAAAAGATACACAAAATGACCAGAACGACTTACAACATCAGAACGACTTACAACATATAGTGAGTGAGTTATTCTGGCCCTTCAACTTAGACGAATTACAAGCGTGGTTAAAACACAATGGCATTAATTACCATTCATAA
- a CDS encoding DUF3466 family protein translates to MQNKMFKLSMVAAALMAASSANAALYKIVPVKANVTANQVYSSAISDSSIASDTDPLGCFASSASCDESNYKLGGDTRLGEDGISYRDEVPFKYDNTFTYLDLRDLRNYCDRELGYKTCDTWAVNKWFGAYSDNDEESCDYSLTGGLCQERRAFSQGYNGRNAVGIIDGSEISAPAETSYTPPGGSRVDDSANTVINKVLEDGTPIGIASSGYYNVSGNYVLTYRQRGFYGTKFMLPKQDGQPIVMQMGRTFAYDSFDYNSKTYVVGSASVAPFDNDDDDKNYWGDLSKCTDTTTTPNPVLLADCQNFAFATQAYVWDSSDGASGEAVSGWIGQSTTSPNRDDAAAQGSARTGVVSDTTSSKYKDLPVLAGFNTRRDDDNLLMQAAIFYPKAGFDITAENQWDSVFVKDAEVEDGGDYIYSNSLIKDMNKNLIAIGEAKRSGRYAKDGAASNRLFYTDASEGSTTTQPTAKYLSGDIFFSSAGGEANAINNYNEMVGSIDAENAREMKGKERRRRGFIDPLNLSGTDSNRLALFQGKAWWLDNLTNGGKFSDDNNAYRIVNATGINDDGVISATANYCAGGYDSTDHNSYCGDGNGEETLMAVKLVPIAGATADDIVQRKGGKPDVKREGGSLGYFALTLLGLLGFRKKKIKM, encoded by the coding sequence ATGCAAAATAAAATGTTTAAATTATCGATGGTGGCGGCTGCATTAATGGCGGCCAGTTCAGCGAATGCTGCGCTATACAAAATTGTCCCTGTTAAGGCTAATGTTACTGCGAATCAGGTGTATTCAAGTGCAATTAGTGACTCATCAATAGCTTCAGATACCGATCCATTAGGATGTTTTGCGAGTAGTGCAAGTTGTGATGAAAGTAATTACAAACTAGGTGGAGATACGCGTCTAGGTGAAGACGGTATTTCTTATCGTGATGAAGTGCCTTTTAAATATGATAATACCTTTACATATTTAGACTTGAGAGATCTTCGTAATTATTGCGATAGAGAATTAGGTTATAAAACTTGTGATACATGGGCGGTAAATAAGTGGTTTGGCGCTTATTCCGATAATGATGAAGAGAGTTGCGATTACAGCTTAACTGGTGGATTATGCCAAGAGCGTAGGGCGTTCTCTCAAGGCTATAACGGTCGTAATGCGGTTGGAATTATTGATGGGTCAGAAATTTCCGCCCCAGCAGAAACTAGCTATACACCACCTGGTGGTTCTAGAGTTGATGATTCGGCTAATACAGTTATTAATAAAGTATTAGAAGATGGCACACCTATCGGCATTGCGAGCAGTGGTTATTATAATGTTAGCGGCAACTATGTTCTAACTTATCGTCAGCGTGGTTTCTATGGCACAAAATTTATGCTTCCGAAGCAAGATGGCCAGCCTATTGTGATGCAAATGGGACGCACCTTTGCTTATGATTCCTTTGACTATAATAGTAAAACTTATGTCGTGGGCTCGGCTTCAGTTGCTCCTTTTGATAATGACGATGATGATAAAAATTACTGGGGTGATTTAAGCAAGTGTACCGACACGACAACCACCCCGAATCCAGTTTTATTAGCGGATTGTCAAAACTTTGCCTTTGCCACTCAAGCGTATGTTTGGGATAGTAGTGATGGAGCATCAGGGGAAGCGGTTTCTGGCTGGATTGGTCAAAGCACAACGTCGCCTAACCGTGACGATGCGGCCGCTCAAGGTAGTGCAAGAACTGGGGTTGTGAGTGATACAACTTCATCTAAATACAAAGATTTACCAGTGTTGGCTGGATTTAATACTCGTCGTGATGATGATAATCTATTGATGCAAGCGGCTATCTTTTACCCTAAAGCCGGGTTTGATATAACGGCTGAAAATCAATGGGATTCAGTATTTGTTAAAGATGCGGAAGTGGAAGATGGTGGCGATTATATCTACAGCAACAGTCTGATTAAAGATATGAACAAAAACCTTATTGCGATTGGTGAAGCTAAACGTAGTGGTCGTTACGCGAAAGATGGGGCCGCAAGTAATCGATTGTTCTATACAGATGCATCTGAAGGCAGCACGACGACTCAACCTACCGCTAAATATTTATCGGGTGATATTTTCTTTAGCAGTGCCGGTGGTGAAGCTAACGCGATCAATAATTACAATGAGATGGTTGGTTCGATCGATGCAGAAAATGCTCGCGAAATGAAAGGCAAGGAACGTCGTCGCCGTGGTTTTATCGACCCGCTAAACCTATCAGGTACAGACTCTAATCGTTTGGCCTTATTCCAAGGTAAAGCATGGTGGTTAGATAATTTAACCAATGGTGGTAAGTTCTCTGATGACAATAATGCCTATCGAATTGTGAATGCAACTGGTATTAATGATGATGGTGTTATTTCTGCAACCGCGAACTATTGTGCTGGTGGTTATGATAGCACCGATCACAATTCATATTGTGGTGATGGTAATGGTGAAGAGACATTAATGGCGGTTAAATTGGTTCCTATTGCCGGCGCGACCGCTGATGACATCGTTCAGCGGAAAGGTGGCAAACCTGATGTTAAAAGAGAAGGCGGCAGTTTAGGATATTTTGCTTTGACCTTATTAGGGTTACTAGGTTTCCGAAAAAAGAAAATTAAAATGTAA
- the fabA gene encoding bifunctional 3-hydroxydecanoyl-ACP dehydratase/trans-2-decenoyl-ACP isomerase encodes MQNKRNSYTREDLLASSQGELFGPGRPQLPAPNMLMMDRISKITDAEGEGAFGKGVIIAELDITPDLWFFDCHFPGDPVMPGCLGLDAMWQLVGFFLGWVGGEGKGRALGVGEVKFTGQILPTAKKVTYEINIKRVVNRRLVMGLADGRVLVDGKEIYVAKDLKVGLFQDTSSF; translated from the coding sequence ATGCAAAACAAACGTAACTCATATACTCGTGAAGACCTTCTAGCATCAAGCCAAGGTGAACTTTTTGGCCCAGGCCGTCCACAACTTCCTGCACCAAACATGTTAATGATGGATCGCATCTCAAAAATCACAGACGCAGAAGGCGAAGGTGCATTTGGTAAAGGTGTGATTATTGCAGAATTAGATATTACTCCTGACCTATGGTTTTTTGACTGTCACTTCCCTGGAGACCCTGTTATGCCAGGTTGCCTTGGTTTGGATGCAATGTGGCAACTCGTTGGTTTCTTCCTTGGTTGGGTCGGTGGCGAAGGTAAAGGCCGTGCATTAGGTGTTGGCGAAGTGAAGTTTACTGGCCAAATTCTACCAACAGCAAAGAAAGTAACGTATGAAATCAATATCAAACGTGTTGTTAATCGTCGTCTTGTTATGGGACTAGCTGATGGTCGTGTATTAGTTGATGGTAAAGAAATCTACGTAGCAAAAGATTTGAAAGTAGGCCTCTTCCAAGATACCTCTTCTTTCTAG